GCTggaatttttcttttgaCAGAAGATTCCATTTGTGGCCGTACTTCCCAATACTCGAATAAATAGAGGCCATTGTGGTGAGTTCGGGCAAAATTTCGAACTGAGGAGTAAGAATATTGGAGGAATAGCCTTGTTCCTCGTTTTTGCTCTCCAGGTTTTGCTCGCCGGCTGTGTCATCCTTAGATCTTTTCTTGTATAAAAGAGCATCATCTGATACTCCAGTAATAATCTCATTTATCACAGGCTTCGCAATATTGGTGCTGCTTCCAGGCGAATTTAAAACCTCTGCGGGCTGTTCGTTGCCGCACTCGGCGCTTTTGCGATTCCAAAAGGACCATGCTCGCTTTCGAGGTTCAGCACAGGTTTTCGCCTCTTCGGACTCTTCAGGTACAGTTGCGGTATCTTTGTTGGCTTGATCCGCTGATGGATCGTTTTTAACAAAAGTGCGAAGTGAGGTTATGGATGGTTTGCGCCACCAGCCCGCACTTCCGCCCGCTGTGCCTTGCGTCTGATTGCCGCTCGGTAATTGCTGAACCCCTTCATTTCTGGAACCCCAGAGCGACCAGCCTGCGGGGGGGCTAGTAGCtcttttgtctttgctTTCGCCACTTTTGATGCTCTtcgccgccgctggcgtGCTTCGGTCGACGTTCTGAGATTTTATCGATGATACGGATGACTTAATGCTGGACTGCGATCCCATCGACTGTTTGTGTAAGTGTAAGTGAAGTTGTCGAAAACGCCACGTTTTCTGCAAGCACCTTTTTAGAACCTGTATCGCCTTGGGGTTTGAACCAAATATCCAAATAACCTATTGATTGCCTTTTCGAAGATTTGAGTTTACTCTTAGCGTTTTGATTTTACAGGTAGGAATTTCCTTAAATTTCGATAATGATCAAATGTTTCGTTCGTTCCTGCTTTCGACGCTTCGACCAAAGGAAGACGATGTCTGCGAACGGAACTAAGCGCCTAAGAACGGAGGGCCCCCCGGGGGAAGGAACTAAGAAGCAGAAGACTTTGATGGAGTTTTTTGGTGGTAAGAAAGTTTCCccagcgaagaagaagacagATGCGACTACAGCTAAAGTCTTGGACACTGGGACGGTGGCAGCGGCAATCCCAAAGCGCGATGGAGCAAGCTTACATCAAATTGGTCAGCAAGACAAATCAGAATTTAGAAAAAGTCTCACAGAACGCCAGTTGAAGCTGCTAGGGCTTGAATTGGACACATTGGATGACGAGTGGTTTGCCAAGCTGGTTTCAGAATTCACGAAGCCATATTTTCTCAAATTGAAAGATTTCGTTATTGAGCAACAGCAAACCGCCACGGTCTTTCCGCCTCCGCAAGATGTCTACTCTTGGAGCAGGCTAACACCTTTCGATCAGGTTCGTGTTGTGGTTATTGGGCAAGACCCATACCATAATTTCAATCAGGCGCATGGCTTGGCTTTCAGTGTTAAACCACCAACTCCGGCTCCACCTTCCTTAAAGAACATTtacaaagagctcaaagagcaCAATTACGCGGATTTCCAAATTGACAACAAAGTCGGAGACTTGACCCACTGGGCCACCCAGGGTGTTCTACTGCTCAATACATGCCTTACGGTAAGGGCGCACAACGCTAATTCACACTCAAAGAGAGGTTGGGAACAGTTTACGAAGCGCGTCGTCCAGCTTATTATTGAGGACCGGAAACGTTCTGGAAAACCGATAGTGTTCTTGCTTTGGGGCAGCAACGCGGGAAACTTGGTTAAGGGGCTTTTGGGCAGCCCCCCTGTGAACTTCCTGATGCTGAGCTCTGTCCATCCATCGCCACTTTCTGCGAGCAGAGGTTTTTTCGGTAACAagcacttcaagaagatAAATGAATGGCTATACGACAGAAACGAGCCAATGATAGACTGGAGCGTAGTACCGGGTTCGAAAatcaaagagattgagaATAAGAATCTAGTATTGGACAtttgatgagctttccACGAGTTATGACCGAGCACTTAAATTAGTCACATGCTTCATTCGCGCGGCCACGAGACAGAATTTAtctgaagttcttgatagaGGCCTTTAATGTGATGGGGTATTTATAATTACAGCCATAGTGTGTTTTGTGAGTCGCAGTCATGAGCATAGAGACTTCCTTCGAAACAGGCTCTGCAAAGCCTGATGAAGCAAGTTCATTACCTGTGGCAAGCCCATCGAAAGATGGCGGCAGAACGACAAGTCACG
The Lachancea thermotolerans CBS 6340 chromosome G complete sequence genome window above contains:
- the UNG1 gene encoding uracil-DNA glycosylase (similar to uniprot|P12887 YML021C Saccharomyces cerevisiae UNG1 uracil DNA glycosylase), with the translated sequence MSANGTKRLRTEGPPGEGTKKQKTLMEFFGGKKVSPAKKKTDATTAKVLDTGTVAAAIPKRDGASLHQIGQQDKSEFRKSLTERQLKLLGLELDTLDDEWFAKLVSEFTKPYFLKLKDFVIEQQQTATVFPPPQDVYSWSRLTPFDQVRVVVIGQDPYHNFNQAHGLAFSVKPPTPAPPSLKNIYKELKEHNYADFQIDNKVGDLTHWATQGVLLLNTCLTVRAHNANSHSKRGWEQFTKRVVQLIIEDRKRSGKPIVFLLWGSNAGNLVKGLLGSPPVNFLMLSSVHPSPLSASRGFFGNKHFKKINEWLYDRNEPMIDWSVVPGSKIKEIENKNLVLDI